Proteins encoded together in one Bacteroides zoogleoformans window:
- a CDS encoding exo-beta-N-acetylmuramidase NamZ family protein, whose amino-acid sequence MKHFLTCLLCLFLTSATQAQKIRIKTGIEVLKEQKFKCLEGKRVGLITNPTGVDNRMKSTIDILHEAPNVNLVALYGPEHGVRGDVHAGDHVTDIKDASTGLPVYSLYGRTRKATPKMLKDVDVLVYDIQDIGCRSFTYISTMGLAMEAAAENGKEFIVLDRPNPLGGLKIEGNLVEDDCVSFVSQFRIPYLYALTCGELALMLNGEKMLKDGKQCNLRVVKMKGWKRKMDYTQTGLQWVPSSPHIPHPHSAFFYPVSGILGELGYMSIGVGYTIPFQMFAAPWVEAGRLADRLNGLNVPGVIFRPMYLKPFYSVGKGKLLQGVQVHIVDFGRAPLSDIQFLVMQEVAALYPDRAVFNHADKGRFSMFDKVCGSRRIRERFAERNRWEDIRDYWYKDTETFRKLSKKYYLYK is encoded by the coding sequence ATGAAACATTTCCTCACCTGTCTGCTCTGCCTCTTCTTAACGAGTGCGACGCAGGCGCAGAAAATCAGAATAAAGACCGGCATCGAGGTGCTGAAAGAACAAAAATTCAAGTGTCTGGAAGGCAAACGCGTAGGGCTGATTACGAATCCTACGGGAGTAGATAACCGCATGAAGTCTACCATCGACATTCTGCACGAAGCACCGAATGTAAATCTGGTAGCCCTCTATGGCCCCGAACACGGTGTGCGCGGCGATGTGCATGCGGGCGACCACGTGACGGACATCAAGGACGCGTCCACCGGCCTGCCCGTTTATTCGCTCTACGGAAGGACGCGCAAGGCCACGCCGAAGATGCTGAAAGACGTAGACGTGCTGGTGTATGACATTCAAGACATCGGTTGCCGTTCGTTCACCTACATCAGCACCATGGGACTGGCTATGGAAGCAGCCGCCGAGAACGGCAAAGAGTTCATCGTACTGGACCGTCCCAACCCCTTGGGCGGACTGAAGATAGAGGGTAATCTGGTGGAAGACGACTGCGTTTCTTTTGTCAGCCAGTTCAGAATACCTTACCTTTACGCCCTCACTTGCGGCGAGTTGGCACTGATGCTCAACGGCGAAAAGATGTTGAAGGACGGGAAACAATGCAACCTCCGTGTGGTGAAGATGAAAGGCTGGAAGCGCAAGATGGACTACACGCAGACCGGACTGCAATGGGTGCCCTCGTCTCCGCACATTCCTCATCCGCATTCCGCCTTCTTCTATCCCGTCAGCGGCATTTTGGGCGAACTGGGCTATATGTCCATCGGCGTGGGCTACACCATTCCGTTCCAGATGTTTGCCGCGCCGTGGGTGGAGGCCGGGCGGCTTGCCGACAGGCTGAACGGACTGAACGTGCCGGGCGTCATTTTCCGGCCGATGTATCTGAAACCGTTCTACAGCGTGGGCAAAGGCAAGTTGCTGCAAGGCGTGCAGGTACACATCGTGGACTTCGGCCGGGCACCGCTGAGCGACATACAGTTCTTGGTGATGCAGGAAGTGGCCGCCCTCTATCCCGACCGTGCCGTGTTCAACCATGCCGACAAGGGACGATTCTCTATGTTCGACAAGGTGTGCGGCTCACGCCGGATACGCGAACGCTTCGCCGAGCGCAACCGTTGGGAGGACATCCGCGACTATTGG